One genomic segment of [Phormidium] sp. ETS-05 includes these proteins:
- a CDS encoding YkvA family protein, whose product MSFNIQSLYEWYRRTLRHPKYRWWIILGTLVYLLSPIDISPDFLPIAGQVDDIALLTLLVAELSQIVVEQFKSRRSENGVPPSPATGETSHPGESTVEVKATSLE is encoded by the coding sequence ATGAGCTTTAATATTCAATCCCTGTATGAATGGTATCGCCGCACCCTTCGCCACCCCAAATATCGCTGGTGGATAATTCTGGGAACCTTGGTTTATTTGCTCAGCCCCATTGACATCTCTCCCGACTTCCTACCCATTGCTGGTCAAGTAGATGATATTGCCCTCCTCACCCTCCTGGTGGCTGAGCTATCCCAAATAGTTGTAGAGCAATTCAAATCCCGGCGGTCTGAGAACGGTGTCCCCCCATCCCCTGCTACGGGCGAAACCTCTCACCCTGGAGAAAGTACGGTAGAGGTAAAAGCCACTTCTTTGGAATAA
- a CDS encoding sensor histidine kinase: MTKESDFKPLLPVLSEGSGRDFYSESSIAQLPLYSFSVELSCRCVEVTRIFEKYPLLPGVVLLENGSLAGMLSRQRLLEYLIRPRAIDLFLNAPIQTIYSYARTSVLTLPEQTLIVDAARAALRRSPELLGEPILVLGANGEHELLNVHELNIAYWHIRGIETQLRFEQMQTKMIQTEKMASLGRLVDGVAHEILDPVGFIWGNLTYVSEYGNSLLELISAYEQCFPDIPDEIADLSTDIELDFLKQDLPRALSSIKNGADRLRKLAFSLQNFCHIDDVYPKPADLHACIDSVLLLLQSRLSSEIEIIKNYGNLPPIPCYAGQLIQVFVNIISFCIDGLINQAVSQKFEQEFRDPVMAATPIELQRKSRIEIVTEVSNRASGIQGIPPSRWVWVKIADNGLGMSPPELQELQTSFIHGKKGDKETSLASSYWIITAKHGGELHVNSQLDEGTEFEILLPLL; encoded by the coding sequence GTGACCAAAGAATCAGATTTTAAACCATTACTGCCAGTCCTATCCGAGGGGAGCGGGAGAGATTTCTACTCGGAATCGAGTATCGCCCAGCTACCGCTGTATAGTTTTAGCGTGGAGTTGAGCTGCCGCTGTGTGGAAGTGACTCGGATTTTCGAGAAATATCCGCTCCTCCCGGGGGTGGTGTTGTTGGAAAACGGCTCCTTGGCGGGGATGCTCTCGAGACAGCGATTGCTGGAGTATTTGATCCGCCCTCGGGCGATCGATTTATTTCTGAATGCGCCGATACAAACGATTTACAGCTATGCTCGCACTTCGGTGCTAACCCTCCCGGAGCAGACGCTAATTGTGGATGCGGCGCGGGCGGCGCTGCGCCGATCGCCCGAATTGCTCGGGGAACCCATTCTGGTGCTAGGCGCTAATGGGGAACATGAATTGCTCAACGTCCACGAACTAAATATCGCCTACTGGCATATTCGCGGGATTGAAACGCAACTGCGCTTTGAGCAGATGCAGACCAAAATGATTCAAACCGAAAAAATGGCCAGTTTGGGACGCCTGGTGGATGGGGTCGCCCACGAAATTTTAGACCCGGTAGGCTTTATTTGGGGTAATTTAACCTACGTGTCTGAATATGGCAACAGCTTGCTGGAGTTGATATCGGCTTATGAACAATGCTTTCCCGATATTCCCGATGAAATCGCCGACTTAAGCACGGATATCGAGTTAGATTTTTTAAAGCAAGACTTGCCCCGGGCGTTGTCAAGTATCAAAAATGGAGCAGATCGACTCCGCAAACTCGCTTTCAGCTTACAAAACTTCTGTCATATCGATGATGTTTATCCCAAACCGGCTGACTTGCACGCCTGCATCGATAGCGTTTTACTATTGCTGCAAAGTCGGTTGAGTAGTGAAATAGAAATTATCAAAAACTACGGCAACTTGCCCCCAATTCCCTGTTATGCGGGGCAGCTTATTCAAGTATTTGTGAACATTATCAGCTTCTGTATTGATGGGTTAATCAACCAAGCCGTTAGCCAGAAATTTGAGCAGGAATTCCGCGACCCCGTGATGGCGGCAACTCCAATCGAGCTACAGCGAAAATCCCGGATTGAAATCGTGACGGAAGTGAGCAACCGCGCCTCTGGTATCCAAGGTATTCCCCCTTCCCGCTGGGTTTGGGTGAAAATTGCTGATAATGGCCTGGGGATGTCTCCTCCTGAATTGCAAGAGTTACAGACATCTTTTATTCATGGGAAAAAAGGAGATAAAGAAACCAGTTTGGCTTCTTCTTACTGGATTATCACGGCTAAACACGGAGGCGAGTTGCACGTTAATTCTCAACTGGATGAAGGCACGGAATTTGAGATTTTATTGCCGTTGCTGTAA
- the lepB gene encoding signal peptidase I, giving the protein MSDSESRQNAEQNLPPSEISSEATPSLRRVEENPWQEALKTVVLSAILAVGIRTFVAEARYIPSGSMLPTLEINDRLIVDKLSYRFTKPQRGDVIVFSPTDQLKQLNFKDAFIKRVIGLPGETVEVKGGRVYINGKPIGENYIAERPDYQYGPVVVPENNYLVLGDNRNNSYDSHYWGFVPEDRIIGRAVVRFWPPNRLGELNPQPVYPPEGSPSSPK; this is encoded by the coding sequence ATGTCCGATTCCGAATCCCGGCAAAACGCCGAGCAAAACTTACCGCCATCCGAGATTTCGTCAGAAGCGACGCCCAGCTTACGGCGAGTGGAGGAAAATCCCTGGCAAGAGGCTCTCAAGACGGTGGTCTTGAGTGCGATTTTGGCGGTGGGAATTCGTACTTTTGTGGCGGAGGCGCGTTATATTCCTTCGGGTTCGATGCTGCCCACCTTGGAAATCAACGATCGCCTCATCGTGGATAAGTTGAGTTATCGTTTCACCAAACCCCAACGGGGCGACGTGATTGTGTTTTCTCCCACAGACCAACTCAAGCAGCTTAACTTCAAAGACGCTTTTATCAAGAGGGTCATCGGTCTGCCCGGAGAAACGGTGGAAGTGAAAGGCGGACGAGTCTATATCAATGGTAAACCTATAGGGGAAAATTATATTGCTGAGCGTCCAGATTACCAATACGGACCGGTGGTGGTGCCCGAGAACAATTACCTAGTGTTGGGGGATAACCGCAACAATAGTTATGACAGTCACTATTGGGGGTTTGTCCCGGAAGACCGGATTATTGGGAGGGCGGTGGTGCGTTTCTGGCCGCCAAATCGCTTGGGCGAACTGAATCCCCAACCAGTATATCCCCCAGAGGGGTCGCCATCATCTCCTAAATAA
- a CDS encoding AbrB family transcriptional regulator, with protein MIETANAPLTGKALLQKVKELSNLPRRETAKRCGYYTSTKGGQTRVNLTDFYDAVLAAKGVALDPEGAKDGRGREPTYRVSVHKNGQIVIGSTYTQAMNLKPGDEFEIKLGYKHIHLIQVDGDKKGSDNGLVSFDDDEE; from the coding sequence ATGATTGAGACTGCAAACGCACCACTTACCGGAAAGGCGCTGCTTCAAAAAGTAAAAGAACTCTCGAACTTACCCCGGCGTGAAACCGCAAAGCGCTGCGGCTACTACACCAGCACAAAAGGCGGTCAAACCCGCGTCAATCTCACAGATTTTTATGACGCGGTGCTGGCTGCCAAGGGCGTGGCCTTAGATCCAGAAGGAGCCAAAGACGGTCGCGGTCGCGAACCTACCTACCGGGTGAGCGTCCACAAAAACGGCCAAATTGTCATCGGTTCCACCTATACTCAGGCGATGAACTTGAAGCCCGGAGATGAGTTTGAAATCAAGCTGGGCTACAAGCACATTCACCTCATCCAGGTGGATGGCGACAAAAAAGGCTCCGATAATGGCCTCGTATCTTTTGATGACGACGAGGAATAA
- a CDS encoding S-methyl-5'-thioadenosine phosphorylase → MAGAKIGVIGGSGLYKMDSLKDPKEVTIDTPFGSPSDAIIIGTINNTPVAFLARHGRHHTFLPSEVPFRANIYAMKSLGVEYLISASAVGSLKEEVKPLDMVVPDQFIDRTKNRPATFFGDGIVAHVSFGDPICPHLAAILSHTVASLNLPNVNLHQGGTYICMEGPAFSTKAESHLYRSWGATIIGMTNLTEAKLAREAEIAYATLALVTDYDCWHPDHDSVTVEMVIANLQRNAQNAQKVIQEVVRILGANPPTSEAHSALKYAIMTPQDKAPAATKEKLKLLLQKYWQI, encoded by the coding sequence ATGGCAGGAGCGAAAATCGGCGTCATCGGCGGCAGCGGTCTCTACAAAATGGATAGCCTCAAAGACCCAAAAGAAGTAACAATCGATACACCTTTTGGTTCTCCCTCCGACGCCATCATTATCGGCACCATCAACAACACCCCAGTAGCTTTTTTGGCGCGTCACGGTCGCCACCACACCTTTTTACCTTCCGAGGTGCCCTTCCGTGCCAATATCTATGCCATGAAAAGTCTCGGGGTTGAGTATTTAATCTCCGCCTCCGCCGTCGGTTCCCTGAAAGAAGAAGTCAAACCCTTAGATATGGTGGTGCCGGACCAATTTATCGATCGCACCAAAAATCGCCCCGCCACCTTCTTCGGCGATGGTATCGTCGCTCACGTCTCCTTTGGCGACCCCATCTGTCCCCATCTCGCCGCCATCCTCAGCCACACCGTAGCCAGCTTAAACCTCCCCAACGTCAACCTACACCAAGGCGGCACATACATCTGTATGGAGGGACCCGCTTTCTCCACCAAAGCCGAATCCCACCTCTACCGCAGTTGGGGAGCCACCATCATCGGGATGACCAACCTAACCGAAGCCAAATTAGCCCGAGAAGCCGAAATCGCCTACGCCACTTTAGCACTCGTCACCGATTACGACTGCTGGCACCCAGACCACGACAGCGTTACCGTAGAAATGGTGATAGCCAACCTGCAACGCAACGCCCAAAACGCCCAAAAAGTCATTCAAGAAGTCGTGCGCATTCTCGGAGCAAATCCCCCCACTTCCGAGGCTCATTCCGCCCTCAAATACGCAATAATGACCCCCCAAGACAAAGCCCCAGCCGCCACCAAGGAAAAACTCAAATTATTACTGCAAAAATATTGGCAGATTTGA
- a CDS encoding dihydroorotase translates to MNGASSFALQGRQGNLLIQKAQLLGAKGDFWVGDVLVKGGKITLVSPEIVLSTDDPISQIIDAQGLTLLPGAIDPQVHFREPGLEYKEDLFTASCACAAGGVTGFLEMPNTKPLTTTQATLDDKLQRAAQKCLVNYGFFIGATPENLPDLTEAHPTPGIKIFMGSMHGDLLIDTDALLEPIFARGSRLIAVHAEDHSRILSRRQLFAGQTDPAVHSQIQDVEAALIATKRALALSKKYQRRLHILHLSTGAEAQLLRADKPSWVTAEVTPQHLLLNTSAYAEIGTLAQMNPPLREPEDNEILWQALLDGVIDFIATDHAPHTLEEKAKGYPNTPSGMPGVETSLPLMLTQAMQGRCTVAQVVNWMSANVAKAYGIPNKGLIAPGYDADLVLVDLTTYRPVRREQLHSKCGWSPFEGWNLTGWPVMTIVGGQIVYNRGQLNTEVRGQPLTFGG, encoded by the coding sequence ATGAATGGTGCAAGCAGTTTCGCCCTCCAGGGGCGCCAAGGCAATTTATTAATCCAAAAAGCTCAGCTTTTGGGAGCTAAGGGTGATTTTTGGGTGGGAGACGTGCTGGTAAAAGGGGGGAAAATCACCCTGGTGTCGCCGGAAATTGTCCTCAGCACGGATGACCCAATTAGCCAGATTATAGACGCCCAGGGCCTGACTTTGTTGCCCGGAGCGATCGACCCCCAAGTACATTTCCGCGAACCCGGTTTGGAATACAAAGAAGACCTGTTTACCGCCTCCTGCGCTTGCGCCGCTGGCGGCGTGACCGGATTTCTAGAAATGCCCAACACCAAACCCCTCACCACCACCCAAGCCACCCTAGACGACAAACTACAACGAGCCGCCCAAAAATGTCTAGTTAACTACGGCTTCTTTATCGGCGCCACCCCAGAAAACTTGCCGGACCTCACCGAAGCCCACCCCACACCAGGAATCAAGATATTCATGGGTTCGATGCACGGCGACCTCCTCATCGATACCGATGCTCTCTTAGAGCCCATTTTTGCCCGAGGCTCCCGCTTAATCGCCGTTCACGCCGAAGACCACAGCCGCATCCTTTCTCGGCGACAATTATTTGCCGGTCAGACCGACCCAGCAGTTCACTCCCAAATTCAGGACGTAGAAGCCGCCCTCATTGCCACCAAACGCGCCCTCGCCCTCTCCAAAAAATACCAGCGACGCCTACATATTTTACACCTTTCTACCGGAGCCGAAGCCCAGTTACTGCGTGCCGATAAACCCAGTTGGGTGACAGCCGAAGTCACCCCCCAACATCTACTCCTCAATACCAGTGCCTATGCAGAAATAGGTACTTTAGCCCAGATGAATCCTCCCCTACGGGAACCAGAAGATAACGAGATTCTCTGGCAAGCATTATTAGATGGCGTGATTGATTTTATCGCCACAGACCACGCACCCCACACCTTAGAAGAAAAAGCCAAAGGCTATCCCAACACCCCATCGGGAATGCCGGGAGTGGAAACCTCTTTACCCCTGATGCTGACCCAAGCCATGCAGGGCCGCTGCACCGTGGCTCAGGTGGTTAATTGGATGTCGGCTAATGTGGCGAAAGCCTACGGTATTCCCAATAAAGGATTAATTGCTCCGGGTTACGATGCGGATTTAGTCCTAGTGGACCTCACCACCTATCGCCCGGTACGGCGAGAACAGCTTCACAGCAAATGTGGCTGGAGTCCCTTTGAAGGCTGGAATCTCACCGGCTGGCCAGTTATGACCATTGTGGGTGGGCAAATTGTTTACAACCGGGGTCAGCTAAACACCGAAGTCCGGGGCCAACCCCTCACTTTTGGCGGTTAG
- a CDS encoding Tab2/Atab2 family RNA-binding protein — MAIWQADFYRRPFTNELGQPLWELVVCDPTGEWTFAATCPQHQANSAWLSATLLNAKSGQLPQVLQVFRPQCLSLLMAAAKNLGITVEATRHTPALKQWLQQQAAAYAQTHSRADAAAMVAYDPLAVDRPPPVPMPDRLWGDSWRFGSIMAGDIVAWAADRPLPVREMPEFLWPVNLGLASTVAIPGVAISGGRQSMKLARWLQEVRPVSLNYIPGAPDGLILEAGLADRWILATFDDEEMASAARTYQQRLQLTKGLHFLLVQPDDSGITYTGFWLLQHP, encoded by the coding sequence ATGGCAATTTGGCAGGCTGATTTTTACCGGCGTCCCTTTACAAATGAACTCGGGCAACCCTTGTGGGAGTTGGTGGTATGCGACCCTACAGGGGAATGGACCTTCGCGGCCACTTGTCCTCAGCATCAGGCTAATTCGGCTTGGCTGAGTGCCACCCTCCTGAATGCCAAGTCAGGGCAGCTCCCGCAAGTGTTGCAAGTTTTCCGCCCCCAATGTCTCAGTTTACTGATGGCAGCGGCGAAAAACCTAGGGATTACTGTGGAAGCCACCCGCCACACCCCAGCTCTGAAACAGTGGTTACAGCAACAAGCGGCAGCATACGCCCAAACCCACTCCAGGGCAGATGCTGCTGCAATGGTAGCTTATGACCCCCTGGCTGTGGACAGACCGCCACCAGTGCCCATGCCCGATCGGCTTTGGGGTGATTCCTGGCGTTTTGGCAGTATTATGGCAGGAGATATTGTGGCATGGGCAGCCGATCGACCCCTACCCGTGCGCGAAATGCCAGAATTTCTCTGGCCAGTTAATTTAGGTTTAGCTTCCACCGTAGCAATCCCCGGTGTAGCCATTTCCGGGGGGCGTCAATCCATGAAACTAGCTCGCTGGCTACAGGAGGTGCGTCCCGTCAGCCTCAACTATATTCCCGGGGCACCAGATGGATTAATTTTAGAAGCAGGCTTGGCGGACCGGTGGATTTTGGCCACGTTTGACGATGAAGAGATGGCCTCCGCTGCCCGCACTTACCAGCAACGCCTACAGTTAACCAAAGGATTGCACTTTTTGCTCGTGCAACCAGATGACTCAGGGATAACTTATACCGGCTTTTGGTTACTGCAACACCCCTAG
- a CDS encoding allophycocyanin subunit alpha-B encodes MSVVSQVILKADDDLRYPSSGELQSISSFFQTGEQRVRIATTLAENEKKIVEQASKQLWTKRPDFIAPGGNAYGSKQRAQCLRDFGWYLRLATYGVLTGDTAEIEQIGLIGAREMYNALGVPMPGMVESIRCLKNASLSLLSEADAAAAAPYFDYIGQYMAG; translated from the coding sequence ATGAGTGTAGTTAGCCAAGTTATTCTCAAAGCGGACGACGACCTGCGCTATCCCAGCAGCGGGGAACTCCAAAGCATCAGTAGCTTTTTTCAAACCGGGGAACAGCGGGTGCGCATTGCCACCACCCTGGCGGAAAATGAAAAAAAGATTGTGGAGCAAGCCAGCAAGCAGCTCTGGACCAAACGGCCTGATTTCATCGCCCCTGGTGGCAACGCCTACGGCAGCAAACAGCGGGCCCAGTGCTTACGGGACTTCGGCTGGTATCTGCGTCTAGCCACCTACGGCGTCCTCACCGGCGACACGGCAGAAATCGAACAAATCGGCTTAATTGGGGCTCGTGAGATGTACAACGCTCTCGGCGTCCCCATGCCCGGTATGGTGGAATCCATCCGCTGCCTGAAAAATGCTTCCCTCTCTTTACTGAGTGAAGCTGACGCCGCCGCCGCCGCCCCCTACTTTGACTACATAGGTCAGTACATGGCGGGATAA
- a CDS encoding response regulator, translated as MKTFRPENFLILVVDDVRKNLELLSALLEKVGYETTFATSGQQAINRVKSAHPDLILLDLMMPEMDGIETCQHLKADPSCRDIPVIFLTASHEPEHLLHAFAVGAVDYVTKPFNPPELLARVRTHLEFKQTKDDLQKTMAELVRARDSALEAARLKSQFVANMSHEIRTPMNGVLGMTEVLLNTALNEDQIDYVKTLKNSGEHLLSIINDILDFSKLEAGALHLERYPFDLGALLKGLQDLFALQVVAKRLQMSVNIGDEVPSYLVGDGNRLRQVMTNLIGNAIKFTRFGQVSVSVMGDRAFHPEDFFKSPETESLICLRFTVADTGIGIASESQNKLFQSFSQVDGSITRQYGGTGLGLAICKELVELMGGEIGCNSVLGEGSTFWFTAIFEIANADAFPLAVPLPKYQSHGTSKINDLPRFGLQGSKILLVEDTPINQKVISKQLSMLGCEVECAVNGQEALDKLAADPYDLVFMDCQMPVLDGYEATKNLRRQEGEGCHTVVIGLTANALTGDRQKCLDAGMDDYLSKPVSMEDLARVLDKFLGVKVAPGNHQPTTPVSPAADSQPPVDLSRLQDITGGDAEVEGELLQCFVEEVGIYLLELKAAIAANDSVTIRQKAHSIKGAAANLGVRLIPELALRIELQALANQLDDAEATLAELQKAWQRLETFVNQTYPQQSVNQVETSRV; from the coding sequence ATGAAAACCTTTAGACCAGAAAACTTTCTGATTTTAGTTGTAGATGATGTCAGGAAAAACCTGGAATTGTTAAGTGCCCTGTTAGAGAAAGTAGGGTATGAAACTACTTTTGCCACCAGCGGACAGCAGGCGATTAATCGGGTCAAGTCCGCCCATCCTGATTTGATTTTGCTAGATTTGATGATGCCGGAAATGGATGGGATAGAGACTTGCCAACACTTGAAAGCTGACCCTTCCTGCCGAGATATTCCGGTAATTTTCCTCACGGCTAGTCATGAGCCAGAACATTTGCTCCATGCCTTTGCAGTGGGAGCGGTGGATTATGTGACTAAACCTTTTAATCCGCCGGAGCTTCTGGCCAGAGTCAGAACTCATTTAGAGTTCAAACAAACTAAAGATGATCTGCAAAAAACTATGGCTGAACTGGTGCGTGCCAGAGATAGCGCTTTAGAGGCAGCTCGGCTGAAAAGTCAATTTGTGGCGAATATGAGCCATGAAATCCGCACTCCTATGAATGGGGTACTGGGGATGACTGAGGTGCTGTTGAATACTGCTTTGAATGAAGACCAAATCGATTATGTGAAAACTCTCAAAAATAGTGGCGAGCATCTCCTGTCGATTATTAACGATATTCTTGATTTTTCCAAATTAGAAGCTGGAGCCCTCCATTTAGAAAGGTATCCGTTTGATTTGGGGGCATTGTTGAAGGGACTGCAAGATTTATTTGCGCTTCAGGTAGTAGCAAAAAGATTGCAAATGTCTGTAAATATAGGGGATGAAGTTCCTTCTTATTTAGTGGGAGATGGCAATCGTTTGCGCCAAGTAATGACCAATTTGATAGGAAACGCGATTAAGTTTACCCGGTTTGGTCAAGTCAGTGTTAGTGTGATGGGAGACAGAGCTTTTCACCCGGAAGATTTTTTCAAATCTCCTGAAACTGAATCTCTGATTTGCTTGCGCTTTACCGTAGCGGATACGGGGATTGGGATTGCGTCAGAAAGCCAAAATAAACTGTTCCAATCTTTTTCCCAAGTTGATGGCTCGATTACCCGTCAGTACGGGGGGACGGGTTTGGGTTTGGCGATTTGCAAAGAACTGGTGGAGCTGATGGGAGGGGAAATCGGCTGTAATAGTGTGTTGGGTGAGGGTTCTACTTTTTGGTTCACGGCGATTTTTGAAATCGCCAATGCTGATGCTTTCCCGCTGGCTGTTCCCTTGCCTAAATATCAATCTCATGGCACGAGCAAAATTAACGATTTACCGCGATTTGGGTTACAAGGGTCGAAAATTCTCTTGGTGGAAGATACCCCAATTAATCAAAAGGTAATCAGCAAGCAGCTATCGATGCTGGGGTGTGAGGTGGAATGTGCGGTGAATGGGCAGGAGGCATTGGATAAATTGGCGGCGGATCCCTATGACTTGGTGTTTATGGATTGTCAGATGCCGGTGTTGGATGGTTATGAAGCTACTAAAAATCTGCGCCGCCAGGAAGGGGAGGGGTGTCATACGGTGGTGATTGGTCTGACGGCTAATGCTTTGACGGGCGATCGGCAAAAATGTCTCGATGCTGGAATGGATGATTACCTGAGCAAACCGGTGTCAATGGAAGATTTGGCCAGGGTTTTGGACAAATTTTTGGGGGTAAAAGTTGCCCCGGGGAACCACCAACCCACTACACCAGTGTCGCCAGCAGCCGATTCTCAGCCACCAGTGGATTTGAGCCGCCTCCAAGATATTACCGGTGGAGACGCAGAAGTAGAAGGGGAGCTACTCCAGTGTTTTGTGGAGGAAGTAGGGATTTACCTGCTGGAGTTGAAAGCAGCAATAGCAGCTAATGATTCCGTGACTATCCGCCAGAAAGCTCACAGTATCAAAGGCGCCGCCGCTAACCTTGGCGTCCGATTGATTCCAGAATTAGCTTTGAGAATTGAGCTGCAGGCGTTGGCAAATCAGCTCGACGATGCAGAGGCCACCCTAGCAGAGTTACAAAAGGCTTGGCAGCGACTGGAGACTTTTGTTAACCAAACTTATCCCCAACAGTCAGTAAATCAGGTAGAAACAAGTAGAGTTTAG
- the lpxD gene encoding UDP-3-O-(3-hydroxymyristoyl)glucosamine N-acyltransferase: protein MKFNELVEKLGDAAACNSLSLGSVNPEITGVAAVEEATAGSLSYIEGAKFKDWVSLTGAAALILPKDEQLQGQATARGIAWIAVVEPRLLFARTLALFYQPWRPKPGIHPAATIDPSAEIEADVYIGAGVTIGPGVKIGLGACLHPNVVIYPDVEIGANTVLHANCTVHERSRIGPDCTIHSGAVIGGEGFGFVPSGGGWVKMEQSGYVVLESGVDVGSNTTIDRPAVGETRIGKNTKIDNLVQIGHGCHIGENCAIAAQAGLAGGVKVGNNVILAGQVGISNRVQIGDGAIASAKTGIHSDVPPHTIVSGYPAIPNKLWLKTAAIYNRLPEIYQSLKQLQRRLGNESNRPPDASP from the coding sequence ATGAAGTTTAATGAATTGGTAGAAAAACTGGGGGATGCTGCTGCCTGCAATAGCCTGAGTCTAGGGAGCGTCAATCCGGAAATTACCGGGGTGGCAGCGGTGGAGGAGGCAACAGCGGGCAGCCTCAGTTATATAGAAGGAGCTAAATTTAAGGACTGGGTGAGTTTAACTGGGGCGGCGGCTTTGATTTTGCCCAAGGATGAGCAGTTACAAGGGCAAGCAACGGCGCGGGGAATTGCTTGGATTGCTGTGGTGGAACCCCGTTTGTTATTTGCCCGAACTCTGGCTCTATTTTACCAACCCTGGCGGCCAAAACCGGGGATTCATCCTGCGGCAACGATCGATCCGAGTGCAGAAATTGAGGCAGATGTTTATATCGGAGCCGGAGTGACGATCGGCCCTGGGGTCAAAATTGGATTGGGTGCCTGCCTCCACCCAAATGTGGTAATTTATCCAGATGTAGAAATCGGGGCAAACACGGTATTACATGCTAACTGTACCGTTCACGAGCGCAGTCGCATTGGCCCTGATTGCACAATTCACAGCGGTGCTGTTATCGGTGGGGAGGGTTTTGGATTCGTCCCGAGCGGCGGTGGTTGGGTGAAAATGGAGCAGTCAGGTTATGTGGTGTTGGAATCTGGGGTGGATGTGGGTTCCAATACTACGATCGACCGTCCCGCAGTGGGGGAAACCCGCATCGGTAAAAATACGAAAATCGATAATTTGGTGCAAATAGGTCACGGTTGCCACATCGGTGAAAACTGCGCGATTGCCGCTCAAGCGGGGCTTGCAGGCGGTGTGAAAGTGGGAAATAATGTGATCCTGGCGGGTCAGGTGGGGATTTCAAATCGGGTCCAGATTGGCGATGGGGCGATCGCCTCTGCTAAAACAGGAATTCACAGCGATGTTCCCCCCCATACGATCGTTTCCGGCTACCCCGCCATTCCCAACAAACTCTGGCTGAAAACCGCAGCCATCTACAACCGCCTCCCAGAAATTTATCAATCCCTCAAGCAGTTGCAGCGGCGGTTGGGAAATGAATCCAATCGGCCTCCCGATGCTTCTCCCTGA